One segment of Daphnia magna isolate NIES linkage group LG2, ASM2063170v1.1, whole genome shotgun sequence DNA contains the following:
- the LOC123469832 gene encoding LOW QUALITY PROTEIN: uncharacterized protein LOC123469832 (The sequence of the model RefSeq protein was modified relative to this genomic sequence to represent the inferred CDS: inserted 1 base in 1 codon) — protein MSILDSLTEATTFDSHADIVIFIERLFQEGIVYLRRGDTKSVKSYNNDPRNKVIIDEEVEFKSVQYICPHFGTHNSRAKKGRRLNQHVMPNYCPVQIRFSYNPDESVKKFKITKLELFHHTHPVSEAHLHTYARKKHMTTEAFDFAKSALVAGGQPTKVRKLLLDKFGSHLISKDIINLKQTLTGKPINNEVAITKVTFTDKDCTEIATLGKTFTKAVHLLCQFHALKAVDFHLTRTKNGEIEREKHHQIRQNFRTAMYAETPDAYDKAKAYLIGPGLGSLGEYFADNWFNIEDKWTNLGRRNLPTFGNNTTNRIERFHHTIKDVLQKTKRLSEVIQTLVNVTLLRLSDRELKQKIREVRFSTQSKPELIRKFAESISPFAWNLLENEIKIMRKNYHFILDNDYLTYTITSRNTNYKLKXDLSSCSCHFYSAFGLPCRHIIYFHFKDNLEIPSGSYAEHWRNECLEVTIEVNEPNIVYINNNVLMVLE, from the exons ATGTCGATCCTTGATTCTCTTACCGAAGCCACGACTTTTGATAGCCATGCTGATATCGTTATATTTATTGAGCGGCTTTTTCAGGAAGGAATTGTGTATTTGCGGCGCGGGGATACGAAGTCGGTTAAATCTTACAACAACGATCCTAGGAATAAAGTGATAATAGACGAAGAAGTAGAGTTTAAAAGCGTGCAGTACATATGTCCTCATTTTGGAACACACAACTCTCGTGCCAAAAAGGGCCGAAGACTCAATCAACATGTGATGCCCAATTATTGTCCTGTGCAAATTCGATTTTCGTACAATCCGGATGAGTCAGTGAAGAAGTTTAAAATCACAAAGCTGGAGCTCTTTCACCATACTCACCCTGTTTCTGAGGCACACCTGCACACATACGCCAGAAAGAA GCACATGACTACAGAGGCTTTCGATTTCGCAAAAAGTGCGCTGGTCGCTGGTGGTCAACCGACCAAAGTTCGAAAACTGCTGCTCGATAAATTTGGATCACATCTTATTAGCAAAGACATCATCAACCTTAAGCAGACATTGACTGGTAAGcctatt AACAACGAAGTGGCCATCACTAAAGTAACATTTACTGACAAAGATTGCACAGAGATCGCCACCCTGGGAAAAACATTCACGAAAGCTGTCCATCTTCTTTGCCAGTTCCATGCGTTGAAGGCCGTGGACTTCCATCTTACAAGAACGAAGAACGGAGaaattgaaagagaaaagcACCATCAGATACGCCAAAATTTCCGTACTGCAATGTACGCAGAAACTCCGGATGCATACGATAAAGCTAAAGCGTACCTAATTGGACCTG GATTGGGAAGCCTTGGTGAATATTTTGCCGATAATTGGTTTAATATCGAGGATAAGTGGACCAATTTGGGACGAAGAAATTTACCAACCTTTGGAAATAACACGACGAATCGTATTGAACG ATTTCATCATACCATCAAGGATGTGCTGCAGAAGACAAAGAGATTATCTGAAGTTATCCAGACCCTGGTTAACGTGACTTTACTTCGTTTAAGTGACAGGGAGCTGAAACAAAAGATACGTGAGGTTCGATTTTCAACACAGTCGAAGCCTGAACTCATCCGAAAATTCGCTGAATCCATTTCTCCTTTCGCGTGGAATCTGTTGGAAAACGAAATCAAGATAATGAGGAAAAACTATCATTTCATCCTAGACAAT GATTATTTGACGTACACCATAACGTCAAGGAATACTAATTACAAGTTGA AAGACTTGTCCAGTTGCAGCTGTCACTTTTATTCAGCATTTGGACTCCCGTGTCGCCACATCATATATTTCCATTTCAAGGACAATCTCGAAATTCCGTCCGGATCTTATGCAGAACACTGGAGGAATGAGTGCTTGGAGGTAACTATAGAAGTCAATGAACCAAATATTGTTTATATTAATAATAACGTTCTGATGGTATTAGAATGA